Below is a window of Campylobacter canadensis DNA.
TCAGCTAATACTCTTCTCATTTCACCTGATTGAAGACGAATAATTACATATTTTTCTTCTTTACCCATAAGTTGAGCGAATGCTCCTGCTGAACGAATCATTTGCGCACCCTTACCTGGCTTTAATTCAACATTGTGAATAACTGTACCAACAGGGATTGATTTTAATTTCATTGCATTACCTGGTTTAATATCTAAACCTTCTTCAGCACTGCAAACTACATCACCAACTTCTAAGCCACGAGGTTGAATAATATATCTTTTTTCACCATCTTTATAAGCAACAAGAGCAATACGGCAATTTCTAAATGGGTCGTACTCAATAGCTTGAACTTTACCTTCAATACCGAATTTATTTCTTTTAAAATCAATGATTCTGTAAAGTTTTTTAGCACCTGCTTGTTTATGGCGGCTTGTAATTCTTCCTTGATTGTTTCTACCTGCACTAGCTGGTAATTTCACAAGTAATGAACGAACGCTAGCTTTTGCAGTAATATCATCACTACTAATACCAGTAATATATCTTCTACTTGGAGTATAAGGTTTATAAGTTTTAATAGCCATCTTAACCTTCCTTACTTTCTAAGCTAACACCCTCTGGTAGCTTTACATAAAACTTTTTAAAATCGTTTCTTTGACCTTCTCTGCCTCTAAATCTTTTAACTTTTCCTTCCATTCTTAAAGAATTTATTCTTAATGGAACTATACCAAAATACTCTTTTAGCACTTGTTTTAAAGCATTCTTTGTCATTTTTGGACTTGCTTGGATTACAACAACTCCACTTTCTTGAAGGCCTAGAGTTTTTTCTGTATAAAGTATATTTTTTATATCTGTAATATCAGCCATTTTAGCCCTCTTTCGTAATTGATGCTAAAGCATCTTTTTCTATAATAACAGCATTAAATACACTTAGTAAATATGCATTTACTTCAGTAATATCAACTACATAACAATTTGCAAGATTTCTAAATGCTAATAATGTCTTTTCATCTAATAATGATTTTACAATTAAAGCATCTTTTACGCCTAATTTTGCAATAATTGCTCTTGCATCTTTTGTTTTACCACTTTCAATAGTAATATTATCAACAGCAAAAAGTGCATTTGCGTTAGCTTTATCTGCTAAAGCTCTTTCAAAAGCTAATCTTTTTTGTTTTTTATTTACTTTTTGAAAATAATTTCTATTTGTAGTTGGACCAAAAGCAACAGCACCGCCTACCCAAACGTTAGTTCTAGTTGAACCCGCTCTAGCGCCACCACGACCTTTTTGTCTCCAAGGCTTTTTACCACCACCGCTTACTTCACTTCTGCCTTTTGTGCTTGCAGTATTTGCACGCAAACTAGCTTGGTATGATTTAACATACAAATAAAGGTTATGCGGATTAACTTCAGCGTATTTAGCTGGTAAGTCTAACTCGCTAGCTTTTTCGTAATTTTCATTTAATACGCATACTTTCATTTTACAATCCTTATTTTACCCATTGCACCATTAAATCCAGCTACTGAACCTTTTAAAACTAATACTCCATTTTGTGCATCAAATGAAATAACTTCGTTCTTAACAGTAATTTTTTCATTTCCATAATGACCTGCCATTTTGCGTCCTTTTTGAACACGACCTGGCCATTCTCTATTACCAATAGAACCTGATCTTCTATGAAATCTACTACCGTGAGATGCTGGACCACCTGCAAAGCCGTGTCTTTTAACAACGCCGGCATAACCACGACCTTTAGAATTAAAGCTTACTTTTAATACCTTTGCTTCACTTAAAGGAGCTACATCTATATCACCAGCTTCTTTGTTTGATACTTCTAAAGTTGCAAATTTGTTAAATTCTGCACTTAGATTGTATTTTTTTTGCTGTCCTGCAATACATTTATTCTTATGCTTACCTTTTGCATATGCAACAATAGCTTTACCATCTTCTTTAACTTCACAAACTTTAGTTTGGATAAGTTTTAATAAAGTTACTGGAGTGCTAGAAGTGCTAATTGTTCTGCTCATTCCGATTTTTTCAACAATATATTCCATCTTCTATCCTTACTTGCCCATTGCACGAACTTCTACATTTACTTCTGGTGCTAGGTCTAACTTTGTTAGGCTATCCACTGTATCAGTTGTAGCGGCCACAATATCTATCATACGAGCGTGAATTCTCATCTCAAATTGTTCTCTTGAATCTTTGTTGATGTATGGAGATTTTAAGACTGTATAACGCTTAATCTTAGTAGGCATTGGCACAGGACCTCTGATTTCAGCACCTGTTCTTTTAACAGCTTCTACAATTGCTGCAACTGTGCGATCTAGAACTCTATGGTCATAAGCTTTTAACTTTAACCTAATTCTTTCCATGTTTTTTCCTTTTTAAAGAACTTGTTGGTTTTACCCAACCCATTAAAGAACATACGATAAGTCTTAAAAAGACTTCTTGCTATCGTAAAAATTTAATAGGTATGGAACTTTATTAAAACTTGGTTGATTTGTCAAGAATTTTAGATGAATTTGTAAAATTTTTATTATATTTTTATCTCTTTTTTAAAGACAAGAATAAAATTTTTGCACAAAAAATACAAAGCTATGAAATGTAAAATAAAAATAAAAAATAATGAAAACTAAAAAAAAGGAGAATGGCCGGGAGAAAGGGATTCGAACCCCTGGAGGTGTTACCCTCAACGGTTTTCAAGACCGCCGCTTTCGACCACTCAGCCATCTCCCGTAAAAGTATTAAAACAAGCGATAAAAACGTGGAGGTGATACTCGGATTTGAACCGAGGATCGAGGCTTTGCAGGCCCATGCCTTACCGCTTGGCTATATCACCAATGGTGCCCAAGGCCGGACTTGAACCGGCACGGTAAAAACTACCGAGGGATTTTAAGTCCCTTGCGTCTACCATTCCGCCACTTGGGCAACAAAAATAAAATAAAGTGGAGCGGGAAACGAGGTTCGAACTCGCGACCCCAACCTTGGCAAGGTTGTGCTCTACCACTGAGCTATTCCCGCATATAAAACTGAAAATAAAGACTGAATTATAAAACAGAAAACTTAAAGAAAAATAAAAAATCAAAAAATATTTTTATTTTTTTTCTTATATACTTTATTTTAAAATAAATATAGCAAATAAAATTAGATTAATTACTTAAAAATAAATTAAAAAAAATTATTCTTTTTAAATTAATATATTCTAATTATTTAACTATATATTCATTAATATATTTTATTCTAAATATTATTTTTTACAAGGAGAAAAGATGAAAAAATTTGTTTTAACTTGTATTATTGCAAGTTTTTGTTTAGCAGGTGAAAATTTTTATTCATCACAAGTTATTGACTTGTACTTGAATAAAAACGATACTAAAGCTAGTGGAAAACTTCTTCCTACTAATGCTTTTAAAATTCAAAAAGAAAAAAATATGTCAAAAATAGAACTTGAAGGTTTTTATAATGAAAAAACCCCAAATATTTTATATTTTACTGATAAAAGTCGTATTTTACTTAGCGCTTTTAGCAAACAAACAAAACTAAATATAAAAAAAATAAAAGACCTAAAAAATGGCTATTTTTTAGCAAAAACAACAGTTTATGCAAAAAATGAAGATTTAAAAAATTTAGAAAAAGACAATAATAAATTATTCAAAAAAGCAAATGAACTTTTTACTGAAAACTGTGGAATTTGCCATCCACTTCATAAAATCAGTGAATTTAGCGCTAATGCTTGGCCAGCGCAATTTCGTGCAATGCAAACAAGAACTGCTATTGATAAAAAAGATTATCAATTAGTAATTATGTACCTACAAAAACAAGCACTAAAAGGAGAAGAAAAATGAAAAGAAGAACTTTTTTAAAACTAGGTTGTGCTAGTTCAAGTCTGGCTTTATTGCCTACTAATATCTTTGCAAATTCTACAAAAAATTCAATTTTAAAAAATGCTCAAGTTAATACAGCAGCTCATTGGGGCGTTTTGCAACTAAGTGTTAAAAATGGAAAGCTTGTTGATTCAAAACCATACTATAAAAATAAAAGATACAATGATTTACAATATTACACCCAAGATTTAATATATAAAAATCGTATAAAATATCCTTATGTTAGAAAAAGCTTTTTGAAAAATCCAAATGACAACAAACCAGAACTTCGTGGTAAAGACGAATGGGTAAGAGTAAGCTGGGAAGATGCTTTAAAATTAGTTTCAAAGCAATTACTTAAAACTAGAAAAACTCACGGAGCTAATGGAATTTTTGCAGGTTCTTACGGCTGGAAATCTCCTGGCAATATCCATAATAGCCGTACTTTACTTCATAGATTTATGAATCTTACTGGCGGTTTTGTTGGTTCTTTAGGAGATTATTCAACCGGAGCTTCGCAGGTTATTATGCCACATGTTGTTGGTAGTATTGAAGTGTATGAGCAACAAACAAATTATGAATTAGTACTTGAAAATACAAAACTTTTAGTAATTTGGGGTGCAAATCCTATTGATACTTTAAAAATAGCTTGGACTGTTAGCGATGAGCAAGGTTTAGACTATATGCAAAAAATAAAAGATAGCAATATAAAAGTAATTTGTATTGACCCTTACGCTAGTACAACAGTAAAATTCTTTGATAAAGCACAACACATTCGCCCAAGGCCAAATACCGATACAGCTATAATGCTTGCTATGATGACATATTTGTATGAAAACAATTTATACGATAAAGAATTTATTGAAAATTACACAGTAGGTTTTGAGAAATTTTTACCTTACTTACTAGGTAAAAACGATGGCATTAAAAAAGATATCACTTGGGCTAGTAAAATT
It encodes the following:
- a CDS encoding cytochrome C, coding for MKKFVLTCIIASFCLAGENFYSSQVIDLYLNKNDTKASGKLLPTNAFKIQKEKNMSKIELEGFYNEKTPNILYFTDKSRILLSAFSKQTKLNIKKIKDLKNGYFLAKTTVYAKNEDLKNLEKDNNKLFKKANELFTENCGICHPLHKISEFSANAWPAQFRAMQTRTAIDKKDYQLVIMYLQKQALKGEEK
- the rplC gene encoding 50S ribosomal protein L3, encoding MEYIVEKIGMSRTISTSSTPVTLLKLIQTKVCEVKEDGKAIVAYAKGKHKNKCIAGQQKKYNLSAEFNKFATLEVSNKEAGDIDVAPLSEAKVLKVSFNSKGRGYAGVVKRHGFAGGPASHGSRFHRRSGSIGNREWPGRVQKGRKMAGHYGNEKITVKNEVISFDAQNGVLVLKGSVAGFNGAMGKIRIVK
- a CDS encoding 50S ribosomal protein L23, giving the protein MADITDIKNILYTEKTLGLQESGVVVIQASPKMTKNALKQVLKEYFGIVPLRINSLRMEGKVKRFRGREGQRNDFKKFYVKLPEGVSLESKEG
- the rplD gene encoding 50S ribosomal protein L4, which translates into the protein MKVCVLNENYEKASELDLPAKYAEVNPHNLYLYVKSYQASLRANTASTKGRSEVSGGGKKPWRQKGRGGARAGSTRTNVWVGGAVAFGPTTNRNYFQKVNKKQKRLAFERALADKANANALFAVDNITIESGKTKDARAIIAKLGVKDALIVKSLLDEKTLLAFRNLANCYVVDITEVNAYLLSVFNAVIIEKDALASITKEG
- the rplB gene encoding 50S ribosomal protein L2 gives rise to the protein MAIKTYKPYTPSRRYITGISSDDITAKASVRSLLVKLPASAGRNNQGRITSRHKQAGAKKLYRIIDFKRNKFGIEGKVQAIEYDPFRNCRIALVAYKDGEKRYIIQPRGLEVGDVVCSAEEGLDIKPGNAMKLKSIPVGTVIHNVELKPGKGAQMIRSAGAFAQLMGKEEKYVIIRLQSGEMRRVLAECMASIGEVGNEEWANITIGKAGRNRHRGIRPQTRGSAMNPVDHPHGGGEGKKNSGRHPVTPWGKPTKGAKTRRKKASDKLIISRRKGK
- the rpsJ gene encoding 30S ribosomal protein S10, producing MERIRLKLKAYDHRVLDRTVAAIVEAVKRTGAEIRGPVPMPTKIKRYTVLKSPYINKDSREQFEMRIHARMIDIVAATTDTVDSLTKLDLAPEVNVEVRAMGK